GGCATATAGCTGTATCGAAACCATGGCAGTTTGACAATATCCATAAGACGATTATCTGTCTCTATTAATTTTCGTTCTCCGCTGTCTGTTATATTGTTGCCAAGATAGACGGTTAAGTCCCAGTTTATCTCAGGGTAAACAGCACATGCGCACAGCCAGAGATAACCATCTTTACCAAGATAAATCCGTAGTGAACCCAAAACCTCATCTACCAGAGACTGTTCTGGAGATATGCGTTCTAACCACCGCTGCGGGAAATATTTCAGTTCCTCAGGATAAAGTTTTTTCTCGCCGGTTACAGGCAAGGTGTAGTTAAATTTGAGAATCTTTTTGATGAAAGAATTTAACCCATCGAGTGAGGCATGGTAAACCTCCATATGTTCAGACAGTTCATGTTCCCTGTAGCCCCAAAGTTCACGTGGGTTTGGAGTGAAGACCGCTTTTTCTTTTTTCCAGTTTAACAGTGTTTCAACCCACGGTTCAAGGTCTCCTGACAATGGATTAAAAAAATCTATAATGTCTGAAAACACTATTAGCCGTGACTGGTTGTGTTGAGTGGCAAGCTCGGAAATTTTAGCGGGTGGTTTTTTACCATCGTAAGAAAAACATAAACGCGGGTCACGGTCAAAATGATATACTGTCACAAATACGTGATTTCGCTCAAGTTGCTCAATAAATTCCTCGATAAATTTTGCCTGATGGTCGCCGTAATGCACACGATCTATTAATACCAGATATTCCGGCAAAACCTGTCTTGTGTCGTAAAACGGAGTGAAGTAACCGCCATTTCGCACTGTCTCATCCACTGTTTTATCGATTTTAAGTTCGATGGATGATATTTCCGTTCGCCGTCTGAGCTTAGCGGCTATACCAAAAAAACGCAGTACATCAGGGAATAAATCATTTAATGAAGTTTTTATTGAGAAACGGTCAGTATCATGTTTTTTTTCCGTTGCAAAACGCTTAAGAAATATGTGCGCACGATAGTACATAAATAAATACCACGATAAAGCCAGGCAAAAAGCCAGGATGAGAGGTGCGGATGTCATATACATAGAAATTGATAGCTTTAGTTGCGTAGTCTTTTCAGGTTGTTTTTCAAAAGGTATTCCTGTTACATTCACTTGCACTGTCTGTGCATTTGTCTGTGTATACTCTGTTTTAGTATTACTGCCGTTGACTATGACACTTTTTGTAGTAGTTTTGTCAGCTATACTCAAGTCTGGGTTATAGGTTACATAGTAGTAATAACCCAATAAAAATGCAGAGATAACCAAAAGTATTGAAAGAATTAAACGTATTAAGTCTGTATATTTTTTCCACTTAGGATATTTCTTTAATTCATTTTCTAAGTATTGCGTTTTTTCACTTCTCGTATCTATTATTTTCTCTGCAAGTCCTTTTCTTTCTGTGAGTCCCTTTAGTTTAATCCAATCATTAAAACGAATGAGGAAAATGTCCTGTTCGGATGGTTTGGAGCAGAGGATGGGGCCAATAAGATTTCCAAGTTTATGTACTGAGCCAATTCCTTTCCCAATTGCAGCCAGTGACAGCATCAAGTCCTGAACTGCAAGGTACTGCGATATTCCAATATTAAACCCTTCTTTTCTTAGCTCATCTATAAAACTGACAAGCTCTTCAAAATTAAACCTATCTAATACTATTTCTCCTGTTGTTGTATTAACCATGACTCTTTCCGCTCGAAACCTGCTTTTATAACCTCCTCCGCCCTTTTCTGATCATTTTCTGTTTTAACAACAATACCGATAGTTTTCAATACTATCTCTTTTGTTATGGATGTGTTTTTCCCGTTTCCTATAATTTCTCTGAGTGCCACTATCCAACCCAAGAGCTCTGCTGTGGATGGCTTTTTGTGAATGTTGCGATCTTCACGTAATTTATTAAAAACACTCAATGCAATTCTAAAGAATTCGTCTTTTGTGTTAACTCGATGTCCCAAACGAAGCGAGATTATATCAGATAATACATCAGATTTTGGAAAAGGAATGTTGTAATAAACACAGCGGCGTAAAAAAGCGTTGGGCAGATCCTTTTCAGTATTGCTTGTAATTATTACTATTGGATGGTGTTTATGGTCTGCCTCAATTTTACAATTTTCTAATTCAGGAATTTTAAAATACATATGTTCTAACTCATTTAATATATCATTAGGAAAATCCCTGGAAGCTTTATCCACCTCATCTATCAAAACAACAGATCTGCTCGCTTTGTCTTGGGAGTAATCTGGAATGTATTTCTGAACATAGTCTTTTTCTCTGGTTCGGAGAATAGCCTCTCCAAGCGCATTGAACGAGATGTATTTGACGCTTTCAACGTTTTTATCGTTAGAGCGGGAGTCATGAAATCTTCTTAAAGTATCGTAAGAGTAGAATAAGTCTTTGGCTACACTTGTAGATTTAGTTTCAAACTTCAGAGGTTCATCAAAGCCCAGCTCCGCTGCAAGACTATAGGCAAACATGGTCTTACCGGTACCCGGCTCACCTGTAATTAGAAGCGGCTGCCCAAGCAGTAAAGCAGCATTGCAAGCGTCTTTAAGTTTCTCATCGGGTAAATAATTTTCCGGATCCGGAAATTCTGTAAGCTTCAGCGGTTTTGGCAGCCCTCCATAAGGTTCACTTCTTTTTTGCCCGTTGCCATTGTAATAAGGAAAACTCATAATTTAAACCTCCGGTAAAATAGAAATTTTTAGAGTATTTTCTCTCTCAATAACTTAGCAAGATGCTCCATGGGAATTTTGTCAGATTTATGTTTAGCTTCCCATTCGTCATAGATTCTTCTAATTATCAGTCTCGAATTCTCTACATCATAATCATTCCTCACATATTCACTGCGTGCCCAATCTTCTGCTTCACCCTTCGTGACATCAGTAAGTGGTGGTAATAAACTAAAAGTACAGCCTCCAAGACACAAGAAATCAGGGTCTGCAAGAGTACATTCTTTTGTAAACTCTGAACACAGCTTTGTTAATTTAGTCTCTATTATATTTTCTATGTTATCAGTTTTATTTTTTTTGAAAATACCACTAAAAAAACTTGTCTTTTGTCTCTTGTACTTAAATAATAAACATGATAAAAATAACGTTTTGAGATTCTCTTTTGGCCATTTTCCCCAAAATTCTACATAATACTTCAAAATCTTGAGATAGTCATCTTTTTTATCACTCGGTGAACCATCAATATCAAAAACTGTATAAGTGATACCCATATCATAACAGTTCAGTATTTCATTTATCTCTTCAGGTGATTTCAAACTTTGTTTAACTATTACTTTGCTCAAACCATTTAGCAACACTTTATAAAAACTATCATAGTCTTTAAACGGTTCTTGTAAAGGAACTGGCCAAACATAAATTTTGACTTTACCCTTGGGCAAATCAATACTCATTTTAAGTCTCTCCTCCAGACGCTCTACAAACTTATCGTGGGACTGTTGTTCATCACCATGGGTGACACATAAGAGAGGATGTTTGGAATCTGATTTTTGAATATTTCTTATTGCTCTTTCTATTTTACCTTCTTGTTTATCGCGATCAGGCATGTATGGAAGTAGTGTCTGTGCAACACTTTTTTTTAAATCAGTGTTATTTGGTTTAGGATATGTGTTGTTTAGTTTAGCCCGTGTAATGACTAAATTTGATTTTGAACCTAAGAAAATAGGCTCCTGCATTTTACCATCCATCTTTTTCTCTATAATATGTTGAAGGTAAGATAAGGTTATCTCTTCTTTTTGTTGCTTAACAGGGTCAAGTCCCTCTATTAATGCTTCGCTCAACAGCCCATGTATACCTGATTTATCTACAAATGCTTTTTTATTTGACGCTGCTATAATGAAGATATTATTCCCTGTTAGTTGATGCTTATGAAGTTCCAAGGCTATTAAACCACTATAACAACAATCGAGAAAGACTATTTTGTTATGAACAGGGCTATCATTTAAGATATCTATTAGTGTTGAAAATGGCACAGCTTTATTAGCACCATTCGTTTCTGTTACCACAAGATACCCTACATCATAGACAGAAGTGCCATGGCCTGAAAAAAATAATAAGGCTGTTTCAGTAGACTTTGCACTCTCACCACAGAATAAGTCTTTCATTTCACTTATGAGATCATTAGCTTTAACTTCACCGTCTTTTTTAACTTTAGCTTGAAAATGACTTTCTGAATCAGCCTTAGCTGCGGGTAAAGGTGTTACAGTGTTAAAGCCACTACCACAAAGTAATTCATATATTACTTGTGCATCATTAGCAGCTGAACCCAATTCTCTAAACTCTGCACTATTCTTATAGTTGCTTATACCAACAACAAGGGCTTTACGGCTCATAGATATTACCTTAACTAATCGTTATGTTTTGTCGTTTTTAGGAAAATCACATTCAACGGTTATTTTAATAGTACCTTCGGCTGAACCGCTAGTAACGAGTGGAATACCCGCTTCACCGGCAAGTTTCAGTCCAAACTCTAACTTAACCTTACTTACATTTGCAAATGCCACTTC
The Nitrospirota bacterium genome window above contains:
- a CDS encoding MoxR family ATPase, producing MSFPYYNGNGQKRSEPYGGLPKPLKLTEFPDPENYLPDEKLKDACNAALLLGQPLLITGEPGTGKTMFAYSLAAELGFDEPLKFETKSTSVAKDLFYSYDTLRRFHDSRSNDKNVESVKYISFNALGEAILRTREKDYVQKYIPDYSQDKASRSVVLIDEVDKASRDFPNDILNELEHMYFKIPELENCKIEADHKHHPIVIITSNTEKDLPNAFLRRCVYYNIPFPKSDVLSDIISLRLGHRVNTKDEFFRIALSVFNKLREDRNIHKKPSTAELLGWIVALREIIGNGKNTSITKEIVLKTIGIVVKTENDQKRAEEVIKAGFERKESWLIQQQEK
- a CDS encoding caspase family protein produces the protein MSRKALVVGISNYKNSAEFRELGSAANDAQVIYELLCGSGFNTVTPLPAAKADSESHFQAKVKKDGEVKANDLISEMKDLFCGESAKSTETALLFFSGHGTSVYDVGYLVVTETNGANKAVPFSTLIDILNDSPVHNKIVFLDCCYSGLIALELHKHQLTGNNIFIIAASNKKAFVDKSGIHGLLSEALIEGLDPVKQQKEEITLSYLQHIIEKKMDGKMQEPIFLGSKSNLVITRAKLNNTYPKPNNTDLKKSVAQTLLPYMPDRDKQEGKIERAIRNIQKSDSKHPLLCVTHGDEQQSHDKFVERLEERLKMSIDLPKGKVKIYVWPVPLQEPFKDYDSFYKVLLNGLSKVIVKQSLKSPEEINEILNCYDMGITYTVFDIDGSPSDKKDDYLKILKYYVEFWGKWPKENLKTLFLSCLLFKYKRQKTSFFSGIFKKNKTDNIENIIETKLTKLCSEFTKECTLADPDFLCLGGCTFSLLPPLTDVTKGEAEDWARSEYVRNDYDVENSRLIIRRIYDEWEAKHKSDKIPMEHLAKLLREKIL